A stretch of the Bacillus anthracis str. Vollum genome encodes the following:
- a CDS encoding class I SAM-dependent methyltransferase, translating into MEGNLKHNNGYCVICEKEATFIEHNDWLRDHYLCSTCHSIPRQRALVHVLNTLFPKWDSYHIHESSPGGITTQLLIKNCKNYTYSQYFKNYPLGQYFQGIRCENLENMTFQNESFDLFITQDVFEHVMEPEKAFKEIERVLKPGGAHVFTVPWYPTLPKTLQRARNNKDGIEYMEEPIYHGNPIDEKGALVTFDWGQDMIEYIYTHANMYTIVYLQKDRSLGLDAEFLHVFISKKHEHNF; encoded by the coding sequence GTGGAAGGTAATTTGAAGCACAATAATGGATACTGCGTTATTTGTGAGAAGGAAGCTACATTTATAGAGCATAATGATTGGCTTAGAGATCACTACTTATGTTCTACATGTCACTCTATACCGAGGCAACGAGCTTTAGTTCATGTCTTAAATACACTTTTTCCAAAATGGGATTCCTATCATATTCACGAGTCCTCACCAGGAGGAATTACAACTCAACTACTAATAAAAAACTGTAAAAACTATACATATTCTCAATACTTTAAAAACTATCCTCTCGGTCAATACTTTCAAGGAATTAGATGTGAGAATTTAGAAAACATGACTTTTCAAAATGAATCTTTTGATTTATTCATTACGCAAGATGTCTTTGAACACGTAATGGAGCCAGAGAAAGCCTTTAAAGAAATAGAACGTGTCTTAAAGCCTGGTGGCGCTCATGTGTTTACCGTCCCTTGGTATCCTACACTCCCAAAGACTTTACAAAGAGCAAGAAACAATAAAGACGGAATTGAGTATATGGAAGAGCCAATTTATCATGGAAATCCTATTGATGAGAAAGGGGCTTTAGTAACATTTGATTGGGGCCAAGATATGATTGAATATATTTATACACATGCAAATATGTATACAATTGTTTATTTACAAAAGGATAGATCACTAGGATTAGATGCTGAATTTCTACATGTTTTTATTAGTAAAAAACACGAACATAATTTTTAG
- a CDS encoding sulfotransferase family 2 domain-containing protein, whose product MKNINQKFLEYIILHKDRIPHFHKDFPLILFWSHRSGCTALANWFFFQIGLFPEAKKYNDFIHYYEFWVYKNNPNYIQAVHSGLLEAKKHVCKLVRNPYTRAVSSFLLLADNPYASPQWDSIRKCFYNDKHSKQGISFKQFLYYVQTLGSNSQVIDMHFSQQYVQGEEAFIQSYIPLEDFNKQIPKTENEYGLIKSDLTKLTSSGHHRAHKMVYTGSYAELSITDEAFPRFPTYASFYDKETMDLVTEIYAKDFEMYPYTKGIF is encoded by the coding sequence ATGAAAAATATAAATCAAAAGTTTTTAGAGTACATAATTCTACATAAAGATCGAATTCCGCATTTCCATAAGGATTTTCCCCTTATATTATTTTGGAGTCATAGAAGCGGATGTACCGCATTAGCTAATTGGTTCTTCTTTCAAATTGGATTATTTCCTGAAGCAAAGAAATACAATGATTTTATTCATTACTATGAATTCTGGGTATATAAAAATAACCCCAATTATATACAAGCGGTACATAGCGGTCTTCTCGAAGCAAAAAAACATGTTTGTAAACTCGTACGAAATCCCTATACGAGGGCCGTTAGCTCATTTTTATTACTTGCTGACAATCCTTATGCTAGTCCTCAATGGGATAGTATCCGAAAGTGTTTTTATAATGACAAGCATAGTAAGCAAGGAATATCATTCAAACAATTTTTATATTACGTTCAAACACTTGGTTCCAATTCCCAAGTAATAGATATGCACTTCAGTCAACAATACGTCCAAGGTGAAGAAGCCTTTATCCAAAGCTATATACCTTTAGAAGATTTTAATAAGCAAATTCCCAAAACAGAAAACGAATACGGTTTAATTAAATCTGACCTAACAAAACTTACAAGTTCAGGTCATCACCGCGCTCACAAGATGGTTTATACAGGAAGCTATGCAGAACTTAGCATTACAGATGAAGCCTTTCCCCGATTTCCAACATACGCAAGCTTTTATGACAAAGAAACAATGGATTTAGTTACAGAAATATATGCAAAGGATTTTGAAATGTATCCATACACGAAAGGGATATTTTAA
- a CDS encoding class I SAM-dependent methyltransferase → MKEFIETNKDLISQIAQNYNVNASIHPEDHIFQFLVTNPVFPSKKEAIDYYFKDGRKSAETLLDLMTSFYPPVDTPIKLLEFASGYGCVTRHLLNLQTNLRITACDIHEEAITFLERTLHTSSILSHPEPEQIKLSSTYDIVFGLSFFSHMPDTTWFRWLQTLYNAVSPGGLFIFTTHGYQSKKYFGFPDLNKQGYWFLPSSEQLDLDVHQYGQTIVSPSYVCDKIKLLPYNPIIKKYTEGFWWEHQDLWVIQKEIK, encoded by the coding sequence TTGAAAGAATTTATAGAGACAAATAAAGATTTGATTTCTCAAATTGCACAAAACTACAATGTAAATGCAAGTATCCATCCAGAGGATCATATCTTTCAATTCCTGGTCACGAATCCAGTTTTTCCGTCTAAAAAAGAAGCAATAGATTATTATTTTAAAGATGGAAGAAAATCAGCAGAAACACTCTTAGATTTAATGACTTCCTTTTATCCTCCTGTAGATACTCCAATTAAATTATTAGAATTCGCATCCGGATATGGCTGCGTAACACGTCATTTATTAAACCTACAAACAAACTTACGTATAACTGCCTGTGATATACATGAAGAGGCCATTACTTTTCTTGAACGCACATTACATACATCATCTATCTTATCTCATCCTGAACCTGAACAAATAAAATTATCGTCTACGTATGATATCGTTTTTGGCCTATCCTTTTTTTCTCATATGCCTGATACAACTTGGTTTCGTTGGCTTCAAACATTGTATAATGCTGTTTCCCCTGGCGGATTATTCATTTTCACAACTCATGGATATCAAAGTAAAAAGTACTTCGGCTTTCCAGATTTAAATAAACAGGGTTATTGGTTTCTCCCCTCTAGTGAACAACTGGATTTAGATGTGCATCAATACGGGCAAACGATCGTTAGTCCCTCTTACGTATGTGACAAAATTAAATTATTACCTTATAATCCTATCATTAAAAAATACACTGAAGGTTTTTGGTGGGAACATCAAGACCTTTGGGTAATACAAAAAGAAATAAAATAA
- the uppP gene encoding undecaprenyl-diphosphate phosphatase UppP: MSDIITAFILGIVEGLAEFLPISSTGHLILVGHLLGFEGERAKTFEIVIQLGAILAIAILYHKRLVSLCNLKPLLRKEKKFNAFHVFLGVFPAVVAGLLLHDVIKTYLFQPYTVVIGLVAGAILMIFAEVKKQEATSYSLDDLTYRQALTIGLFQCLAVYPGFSRAGSTISGGLLAKVNYKTASEFSFLIALPVMVGATGLDLLKSWTYLSVDDIPMFAVGFITSFIVAMLAVVTFLKLLEKIGLKPFAYYRILLAILFTVFVLL; the protein is encoded by the coding sequence ATGAGCGATATCATTACTGCCTTCATACTCGGTATTGTAGAGGGGTTAGCTGAATTTTTACCTATCTCTTCTACTGGTCACCTTATATTAGTCGGGCATTTATTAGGATTTGAAGGAGAAAGAGCAAAAACGTTTGAAATTGTTATTCAGCTAGGCGCAATTTTAGCTATTGCAATTTTATATCATAAACGTCTCGTTTCTTTATGTAATCTTAAGCCTCTTCTACGCAAAGAGAAAAAATTCAACGCATTCCATGTATTTCTTGGTGTATTTCCGGCAGTAGTCGCTGGTTTGTTACTACATGATGTTATTAAAACTTACTTATTTCAGCCATACACTGTTGTGATTGGACTTGTAGCAGGAGCAATTCTTATGATCTTTGCAGAAGTAAAAAAGCAAGAGGCAACCTCCTATTCACTGGACGATTTAACATACCGTCAAGCATTAACAATCGGATTATTTCAATGTTTAGCAGTATACCCTGGCTTCTCTAGAGCCGGTTCTACTATCTCTGGAGGTCTATTAGCAAAAGTAAATTATAAGACTGCATCTGAATTCTCTTTTCTTATTGCCCTTCCTGTAATGGTTGGGGCTACAGGATTAGACTTATTAAAAAGCTGGACGTATTTAAGTGTCGATGATATCCCTATGTTTGCGGTAGGATTCATCACTTCTTTCATAGTCGCAATGTTAGCAGTAGTAACTTTTCTGAAGCTTTTAGAGAAGATAGGTTTAAAACCTTTTGCATATTATCGTATTTTGCTGGCTATCTTATTTACAGTCTTCGTATTACTATAG
- a CDS encoding ABC transporter permease: MVNLFYTELLKLKRSNMFLISIIGAGVAPFLVVVASYIHIKTKQPTPTIWFHQLFTEVNLYTTLVIGFPLYGVVVAYLFTREYAEDTLKNLLTIPVSRISFIISKFIILFLWIMMLTLVAWSLTLILGLLGNFPGFNTTLLLGSFLKFLICGGLLFLLSSPIVLLTLVMKSYVPPIILTVIITMTNLMLVNSKHKDLFPWTATLDIANNELQPTYPPEYSYIIIVTTAIFGFIATLFYFKRVDIH; encoded by the coding sequence TTGGTTAATCTATTCTATACAGAACTATTAAAACTAAAACGCTCTAATATGTTTTTAATTAGTATTATTGGGGCTGGTGTCGCACCTTTCTTAGTCGTAGTAGCCTCTTATATACATATAAAAACAAAACAGCCAACTCCGACTATTTGGTTCCACCAGTTATTCACTGAAGTTAACTTATATACTACTTTAGTTATAGGATTCCCTTTATACGGAGTAGTTGTTGCTTATCTGTTTACCCGCGAATATGCAGAAGATACATTAAAAAATTTACTAACTATCCCCGTGTCGCGCATTAGCTTTATTATAAGTAAGTTCATCATTCTCTTCCTTTGGATTATGATGCTAACTTTAGTCGCTTGGTCGCTTACTTTAATATTAGGGCTATTGGGGAACTTCCCTGGTTTTAACACTACTTTACTTTTAGGTTCTTTCCTAAAATTTTTAATATGTGGCGGCCTTCTCTTTCTATTATCTTCACCTATCGTGCTATTAACTCTTGTAATGAAGAGCTATGTACCGCCTATTATATTAACAGTCATTATTACAATGACGAATCTTATGCTCGTGAACTCCAAGCATAAAGATTTATTTCCGTGGACAGCTACTCTAGATATTGCAAATAACGAATTACAACCCACATATCCACCAGAGTATTCTTATATCATCATTGTAACAACAGCAATTTTCGGATTTATTGCAACACTATTCTATTTTAAGAGAGTAGACATTCATTAA
- a CDS encoding ABC transporter ATP-binding protein, which translates to MSPINTIIKTTNLTKVYGKQKSVDNLNINVQQGEIYGFIGRNGAGKTTTIRMLLGLIKPTSGTIEIFGEDLFQNQKDILSRIGSIVEVPGFYENLTAKENLLINAKIIGVYKKNAIEDTLEIVGLQHETKKLVGKYSLGMKQRLGIARALLHYPELLILDEPTNGLDPIGIKEMRKLIHSLAQERNITILISSHILAEVEQLVDRIGIIHEGRLLEEVSLDKLRKANRKYIEFQVNNENKAAMLLENQFQIFDYEVHDEGNIRIYSHFGQQGYINRTFVLNDIEVLKMMISEDRLEDYFTKLVGGGTIG; encoded by the coding sequence GTGTCTCCTATAAACACAATTATAAAAACGACTAATCTTACTAAAGTATATGGCAAGCAAAAATCCGTAGATAATCTAAATATTAACGTTCAACAAGGAGAGATTTATGGATTTATAGGACGTAACGGTGCTGGTAAAACAACAACCATTCGTATGCTACTCGGTCTTATAAAACCTACAAGTGGAACTATCGAAATATTCGGAGAGGACTTATTTCAAAATCAAAAAGATATTTTAAGTAGAATTGGTTCTATCGTTGAAGTTCCAGGGTTTTATGAAAACTTAACTGCAAAAGAAAACTTATTAATTAATGCAAAGATAATCGGGGTTTACAAAAAGAATGCTATTGAAGACACATTAGAAATAGTGGGCTTGCAGCATGAAACAAAAAAGTTAGTAGGAAAGTATTCTTTAGGAATGAAGCAGCGCCTAGGAATTGCACGCGCCCTTCTCCATTATCCCGAATTACTCATATTAGATGAACCAACTAACGGACTAGACCCCATCGGTATTAAAGAAATGCGAAAACTTATTCATTCTTTAGCTCAAGAAAGAAATATAACGATACTCATTTCTAGTCACATATTAGCAGAGGTAGAACAGTTAGTTGATCGTATCGGAATTATTCACGAAGGAAGGTTACTAGAAGAAGTTTCTCTTGATAAGCTGCGCAAAGCAAACCGTAAGTACATAGAATTTCAGGTGAATAATGAAAATAAAGCTGCGATGCTATTAGAAAATCAATTTCAAATTTTCGATTATGAGGTACATGATGAAGGGAATATTCGCATTTACTCTCATTTTGGGCAACAAGGATACATTAACAGAACATTCGTTCTTAACGATATTGAAGTATTAAAAATGATGATTAGTGAAGACAGATTAGAAGATTATTTCACCAAGCTAGTTGGAGGTGGAACAATTGGTTAA
- a CDS encoding sensor histidine kinase yields MKIDKILFLISLQLIIYGLLHIQMDPKVKISLFITLILITMYLFFSRIQFIQNHKSIDTKLSRALKGNLQTRLFTSNDQSLHNIVFSINELITELEKVRIKANRSEESRKQLLSSISHDIRTPLTSIIGYIDALKDGVAASEIEKQEYLKILYMKSNNLKHLVDEIFNMAKLDANEFPLKEEKLDFSEVTREVLIDFLPEISKHNIKLQVLMPESTCPIIADHLSLMRIIGNLMKNAIYYGKDGKTIGVELLETDAAYELLIWDKGPGIPKHDLQNVFERMYRSEQSRNSSFGGSGLGLSISKALVEKNGGHIWVESIPWERTTFGFSIPKHNTFKK; encoded by the coding sequence TTGAAGATTGATAAAATCCTCTTCCTTATTTCATTACAACTTATCATTTACGGGCTTTTACATATACAAATGGATCCAAAAGTAAAAATTTCTTTATTTATTACCCTTATCTTAATTACAATGTATCTCTTCTTTTCAAGAATACAATTTATTCAAAATCACAAATCAATAGACACTAAATTAAGTCGTGCACTAAAGGGGAATTTACAAACGAGATTATTCACAAGTAATGATCAATCGTTACATAATATCGTTTTTTCAATAAACGAACTAATAACTGAATTAGAAAAGGTTCGGATTAAAGCAAACAGGTCTGAGGAATCTAGAAAACAACTTTTATCTAGTATCTCACACGATATCCGAACACCACTCACCTCCATTATTGGATATATCGACGCTTTAAAAGATGGGGTTGCTGCTTCTGAAATAGAAAAGCAAGAATATCTTAAAATACTTTATATGAAATCAAATAACTTAAAGCACCTAGTTGATGAAATATTCAATATGGCAAAGCTAGACGCTAATGAATTTCCACTAAAAGAAGAAAAACTCGACTTTTCTGAAGTTACTAGAGAAGTTTTGATCGATTTTTTACCTGAAATCTCAAAACATAATATTAAACTGCAAGTTCTTATGCCAGAGTCTACTTGTCCTATCATTGCAGATCACCTAAGCCTTATGCGGATTATAGGTAATTTAATGAAAAATGCCATTTATTACGGAAAGGATGGGAAAACAATAGGAGTCGAACTACTAGAAACGGATGCAGCATATGAACTTCTTATTTGGGACAAAGGCCCTGGTATTCCAAAACATGATTTACAAAACGTATTTGAGCGAATGTACCGAAGCGAACAATCAAGAAACTCGTCTTTTGGTGGTAGTGGGCTCGGCCTTTCTATTTCTAAAGCGCTCGTTGAGAAGAATGGTGGGCATATATGGGTTGAAAGTATTCCATGGGAACGAACCACTTTTGGCTTTTCCATTCCAAAACACAATACTTTTAAGAAATAG
- a CDS encoding response regulator transcription factor, with amino-acid sequence MKDIRILIADDDKEIRNLLKIYLERELYMVDTAIDGEVALQLFNQNNYSIVILDLMMPKVDGIEVCRKLRDKTNVPILMLTAKDHEVDKILGLSIGADDYITKPFSIHEVVARVKALIRRFLVLGSNINVQEKTTLAFKGLTINLNTYTVHTNKEEISLTGKELELLKFFTSNPGQVFTKTQLFRNVWDDNYIEDDNTVMVHIRKLRKKIEIDPSNPKFIQTVWGIGYKFVGEKLED; translated from the coding sequence ATGAAAGATATACGTATCCTTATAGCAGATGATGATAAAGAAATCCGTAATTTACTAAAAATATATTTAGAACGAGAATTATATATGGTAGATACTGCGATTGATGGCGAAGTAGCCTTACAGTTATTTAATCAAAACAACTATAGCATCGTTATATTAGATCTTATGATGCCAAAAGTAGATGGTATCGAAGTATGTAGAAAGCTTAGAGATAAAACTAACGTACCGATATTAATGCTAACCGCTAAAGATCACGAAGTCGATAAAATTTTAGGTTTAAGCATTGGTGCTGATGATTACATTACGAAGCCTTTCAGCATTCACGAAGTAGTTGCACGAGTCAAAGCTCTTATACGGCGTTTTTTAGTTCTTGGAAGTAACATTAATGTACAAGAGAAGACAACTTTAGCTTTTAAAGGACTAACTATCAATTTAAATACATATACAGTTCACACAAATAAAGAAGAAATCAGCTTAACCGGAAAAGAACTAGAACTATTAAAATTCTTTACTTCAAACCCAGGACAAGTATTTACAAAAACACAGCTCTTTCGCAATGTATGGGACGATAATTATATAGAAGATGATAATACCGTTATGGTACATATTCGAAAACTTAGAAAGAAAATAGAAATCGATCCTTCCAATCCAAAATTCATTCAAACTGTATGGGGAATTGGCTATAAGTTTGTAGGTGAAAAGCTTGAAGATTGA
- the purE gene encoding 5-(carboxyamino)imidazole ribonucleotide mutase, with the protein MKSLVGVIMGSTSDWETMKYACDILDELNIPYEKKVVSAHRTPDYMFEYAETARERGLKVIIAGAGGAAHLPGMVAAKTNLPVIGVPVQSKALNGLDSLLSIVQMPGGVPVATVAIGKAGSTNAGLLAAQILGSFHDDIHDALELRREAIEKDVREGSELV; encoded by the coding sequence ATGAAATCACTAGTTGGAGTCATAATGGGAAGCACGTCAGACTGGGAAACAATGAAATATGCTTGTGACATTTTAGATGAATTAAATATACCGTATGAGAAAAAGGTTGTATCCGCTCATCGGACTCCGGATTATATGTTTGAATATGCAGAGACGGCTCGTGAACGTGGATTGAAAGTTATTATTGCTGGAGCTGGTGGAGCAGCGCATTTACCAGGAATGGTTGCAGCGAAGACGAATCTTCCTGTAATCGGAGTTCCAGTTCAATCAAAAGCGTTAAACGGCTTAGATTCATTATTATCCATCGTCCAAATGCCAGGAGGGGTTCCAGTTGCAACTGTTGCAATTGGTAAGGCTGGTTCAACAAATGCTGGTTTACTTGCTGCACAAATACTTGGATCATTCCATGATGACATACATGATGCATTAGAATTGAGAAGAGAAGCAATTGAAAAAGATGTGCGCGAAGGTAGTGAGCTAGTATGA
- the purK gene encoding 5-(carboxyamino)imidazole ribonucleotide synthase, translating into MTRIILPGKTIGIIGGGQLGRMMALAAKEMGYKIAVLDPTKNSPCAQVADIEIVASYDDLKAIQHLAEISDVVTYEFENIDYRCLQWLEKHAYLPQGSQLLSKTQNRFTEKNAIEKAGLPVATYRLVQNQEQLTEAIAELSYPSVLKTTTGGYDGKGQVVLRSEADVDEARKLANAAECILEKWVPFEKEVSVIVIRSVSGETKVFPVAENIHVNNILHESIVPARITEELSQKAIAYAKVLADELELVGTLAVEMFATADGEIYINELAPRPHNSGHYTQDACETSQFGQHIRAICNLPLGETNLLKPVVMVNILGEHIEGVLRQVNRLTGCYLHLYGKEEAKAQRKMGHVNILNDNIEVALEKAKSLHIWDHQEQLLEGKR; encoded by the coding sequence ATGACGAGAATCATTTTACCTGGAAAAACAATCGGCATTATTGGAGGCGGCCAGCTAGGAAGAATGATGGCATTGGCAGCTAAGGAAATGGGATATAAAATTGCTGTTTTAGATCCTACAAAAAACTCACCATGTGCACAAGTTGCTGATATTGAAATTGTTGCATCATATGACGATTTAAAAGCAATTCAGCATTTAGCAGAGATCAGTGATGTTGTCACATATGAATTTGAGAATATTGATTATAGATGTTTACAATGGCTTGAAAAACATGCTTACTTACCGCAAGGCAGTCAGTTGTTAAGTAAAACGCAAAATCGTTTTACAGAAAAAAATGCAATAGAAAAAGCGGGATTACCAGTAGCAACGTATAGATTGGTTCAAAATCAAGAGCAGCTTACTGAAGCAATCGCTGAGTTATCATATCCTTCCGTCTTAAAAACAACGACAGGTGGATATGATGGGAAAGGGCAAGTTGTTTTAAGAAGTGAAGCTGACGTTGATGAAGCGCGAAAGCTTGCGAATGCAGCAGAGTGTATTTTAGAGAAATGGGTGCCTTTTGAAAAAGAAGTATCAGTTATCGTAATTCGTAGTGTAAGTGGTGAAACGAAAGTATTTCCGGTAGCGGAAAATATTCATGTAAATAACATTTTGCATGAATCCATCGTTCCAGCTCGCATTACAGAAGAACTTTCTCAAAAAGCAATTGCTTATGCAAAAGTGCTAGCGGATGAACTAGAACTTGTGGGAACACTAGCGGTAGAGATGTTTGCTACAGCCGATGGTGAGATTTACATTAATGAATTGGCGCCAAGACCTCACAATTCAGGACACTATACACAGGATGCATGTGAAACGAGTCAATTCGGTCAACATATTCGAGCAATCTGTAATTTACCTCTTGGAGAAACAAATTTGTTAAAACCAGTTGTCATGGTAAACATTTTAGGCGAACATATAGAAGGGGTCCTAAGACAAGTGAATAGATTAACCGGGTGCTATTTACACTTGTATGGAAAAGAAGAAGCAAAAGCGCAGCGAAAAATGGGGCATGTTAATATTTTAAATGATAATATTGAAGTCGCTCTAGAAAAAGCAAAGAGTTTGCATATTTGGGACCATCAAGAACAACTGTTGGAGGGAAAAAGATGA
- the purB gene encoding adenylosuccinate lyase — MISRYTRPEMGAIWTEENKFKAWLEVEILACEAWAELGDIPKEDVKKIREHASFDIDRIYEIEKETRHDVVAFTRAVSETPALGEERKWVHYGLTSTDVVDTALSYILKQANEIILKDLENFVSILANKAKEHKYTIMMGRTHGVHAEPTTFGLKLGLWYEEMKRNVERFKQAANTVRVGKLSGAVGTYANIDPFVEKYVCENLGLEAAPISTQTLQRDRHAHYMSTLALIATSIEKMAVEIRGLQKSETREVEEAFAKGQKGSSAMPHKRNPIGSENMTGLARVIRGYMMTAYENVPLWHERDISHSSAERVILPDATIALNYMLNRFGNIVKNLTVYPENMKRNMTRTYGLIYSQRVMLTLIDKGMVREEAYDIVQPKAMEAWETQVQFKELVEADERITSKLTQEEINECFNYEHHMQHVDTIFERLGLNEA; from the coding sequence ATGATTAGTCGTTATACACGCCCAGAAATGGGTGCGATTTGGACGGAAGAGAACAAATTTAAAGCGTGGTTAGAAGTTGAGATTTTAGCTTGTGAAGCATGGGCTGAGCTTGGCGATATTCCTAAAGAAGATGTTAAGAAAATTCGTGAGCATGCATCATTTGATATTGATCGTATTTATGAAATTGAAAAAGAGACACGTCATGACGTAGTTGCATTCACTCGTGCTGTATCAGAAACACCAGCATTAGGTGAGGAACGTAAATGGGTTCATTACGGTTTAACATCTACAGACGTAGTAGATACAGCGTTATCTTACATCTTAAAACAAGCGAATGAAATCATATTAAAAGACTTAGAAAACTTCGTAAGCATTTTAGCTAACAAAGCGAAAGAGCATAAATACACGATTATGATGGGAAGAACACACGGTGTCCATGCAGAACCAACAACATTTGGTCTAAAACTTGGTCTTTGGTATGAAGAAATGAAACGTAACGTAGAGCGTTTCAAACAAGCTGCTAATACAGTTCGTGTGGGTAAACTATCTGGTGCGGTTGGTACATATGCAAATATTGATCCATTCGTAGAAAAATATGTTTGTGAAAATTTAGGATTAGAAGCAGCACCAATTTCAACACAAACATTGCAACGTGATCGCCATGCTCATTACATGTCAACACTTGCATTAATCGCAACATCTATCGAAAAGATGGCAGTTGAGATTCGTGGTTTACAAAAGAGTGAAACACGTGAAGTTGAAGAAGCTTTCGCAAAAGGTCAAAAAGGTTCTTCTGCAATGCCACATAAGCGTAATCCAATTGGATCTGAAAATATGACTGGTTTAGCTCGTGTTATCCGCGGTTATATGATGACAGCTTATGAGAATGTTCCATTATGGCATGAGCGTGATATTTCTCACTCTTCAGCAGAACGCGTAATTTTACCAGATGCTACAATCGCGTTAAATTACATGCTAAATCGCTTTGGTAATATCGTTAAAAACTTAACTGTATACCCAGAGAATATGAAACGCAATATGACAAGAACATACGGCTTAATTTATTCTCAGCGCGTAATGCTTACATTAATCGATAAAGGTATGGTGCGTGAAGAAGCTTACGATATCGTACAACCTAAAGCGATGGAAGCTTGGGAAACACAAGTACAATTTAAAGAGCTTGTAGAAGCTGATGAGCGTATTACGAGCAAGTTAACACAAGAAGAAATTAATGAATGCTTTAACTATGAGCATCATATGCAACACGTTGATACAATCTTTGAACGCCTAGGATTAAACGAAGCGTAA
- the purC gene encoding phosphoribosylaminoimidazolesuccinocarboxamide synthase has protein sequence MQKLELLYEGKAKRIYRTESADMVWVEYKDSATAFNGEKKETITGKGRLNNEITTLLFRKLQEVGIKTHFVEKLSETEQLVKKVSIIPLEVVTRNVIAGSLSKRLGMEEGTVLAEPIVEFYFKDDDLGDPLVTEDHIRVLNVASPEQVSVLRDMALQINQVLIDHFASCRVRLVDFKLEFGVTDEGAIILADEISPDTCRLWDETSNEKFDKDVFRRDLGNLTDAYEEILKRLGGISHV, from the coding sequence ATGCAAAAGCTAGAATTGCTGTATGAAGGTAAGGCAAAAAGAATTTATCGTACAGAATCAGCAGATATGGTTTGGGTAGAGTACAAAGATAGTGCGACTGCTTTCAATGGGGAGAAAAAAGAGACGATTACAGGAAAAGGTCGTTTGAACAATGAGATTACAACTTTATTGTTCAGAAAGTTACAAGAAGTAGGAATTAAAACACATTTTGTTGAGAAGTTATCTGAGACAGAGCAACTTGTTAAAAAAGTGAGTATTATTCCTTTAGAAGTTGTCACAAGAAATGTAATTGCAGGAAGTCTTTCAAAACGATTAGGAATGGAAGAGGGAACTGTACTTGCAGAACCAATCGTAGAATTTTACTTCAAAGATGATGATTTAGGAGATCCGCTTGTAACAGAAGATCATATTCGTGTATTAAACGTTGCATCGCCAGAGCAAGTAAGCGTATTACGAGATATGGCTCTACAAATCAATCAAGTGTTGATTGATCATTTCGCAAGCTGCCGTGTAAGATTAGTAGATTTCAAATTAGAGTTTGGTGTAACGGATGAAGGAGCAATCATATTAGCAGATGAAATTTCACCAGATACTTGCCGTTTATGGGATGAAACGAGCAATGAAAAGTTTGATAAAGACGTATTCCGTCGTGATCTTGGAAATTTAACAGATGCTTATGAAGAGATTTTAAAACGTTTAGGGGGAATTTCACATGTATAA
- the purS gene encoding phosphoribosylformylglycinamidine synthase subunit PurS, producing MYKVKVYVTLRESVLDPQGTAVKGALHSLSFTEVQDVRIGKYMELTIDKSVSDLDAKVKEMCEKLLANVVMEDFRYEVEEVVAQ from the coding sequence ATGTATAAAGTTAAGGTATATGTAACATTAAGAGAAAGCGTATTAGATCCACAAGGAACAGCAGTAAAAGGAGCACTTCATAGCCTTTCATTCACAGAAGTACAAGATGTTAGAATTGGAAAATACATGGAATTAACAATTGATAAATCAGTATCTGACCTTGACGCAAAGGTAAAGGAAATGTGTGAAAAACTATTAGCGAACGTTGTAATGGAAGACTTCCGTTATGAAGTTGAGGAGGTTGTCGCACAGTGA